A single Inediibacterium massiliense DNA region contains:
- a CDS encoding DUF2442 domain-containing protein, whose translation MIVCFQSVVPREDYKLDVTMTNGNRLLLNMVPQLETVQFCPLKDKAVWKSVEMQDTFLRWIGKSPVELSIDRLLGLFKMGLKFGKDAAIDKVVSEKNWLLHLELDNGNQVNMDMSQLLQFSVFAPLYQKGLWKTMQAKEHSLLWQDSNIQLEISVNTILNYFA comes from the coding sequence ATGATTGTTTGCTTTCAAAGTGTTGTACCAAGAGAGGATTATAAGCTAGACGTTACCATGACCAATGGAAACCGCCTGCTTTTGAATATGGTACCGCAGTTGGAAACTGTGCAGTTCTGTCCGCTCAAGGATAAGGCAGTATGGAAAAGTGTAGAGATGCAAGATACTTTTCTTAGGTGGATTGGTAAATCTCCCGTTGAGCTTTCCATAGACAGGTTGCTGGGATTATTCAAAATGGGGCTGAAATTTGGCAAAGATGCGGCAATAGACAAGGTTGTATCGGAGAAAAACTGGCTGCTGCATCTTGAACTTGACAACGGAAACCAGGTGAATATGGATATGAGCCAGCTTCTGCAATTTTCAGTGTTTGCGCCGCTTTATCAAAAGGGACTGTGGAAAACAATGCAAGCGAAAGAACATTCGTTGCTTTGGCAAGATTCTAATATTCAATTAGAGATTTCTGTTAACACAATATTAAATTATTTTGCTTAA
- a CDS encoding S-layer homology domain-containing protein, with protein MKNAKKVLVKDILGIMVAVCLVITSVGILLIDVVYASDSDTVTVVAGNGTAGFSGDGGPAVSAQLNYVRDIAIDSDGNIYIAESANRRIRKIDTLGNISTFAGDGTLNWKNNVPATSSGMYMPYGVDVDSNGNVYIVNSGFNEVRKVDTKGIITTVAGDGSGYFGDGGPATLAKMSLPSGVAVDSSGNIYIADTKNHCIRKIDAITGIINTIAGNGTSGYSGDGGPATSAQLDMPYGVDVDSFGNIYVADMNNHRIRKIDAITGIINTIAGNGISEYSGDGGPAIFAAMVLPYRIAVDSKDNIYVSDKSKRIRKIDSDGIISTVIDNGTYCEGVAVDSAGHLYISDINHLVKKIQFGRTISGNAGVAGAILRYTDGVDKTVTADDTGAYSFTVPYDWSGAVTISKNGFTFLPESKSYSNVIADQTAQNYTANGVKYEVLIDTTIMGGSIEATPSTAVAGEVVNLTITPDSGKRLKAGTLKYNDGTDHDISGTSFTMPAGNVTVKAIFEQYAPILVDSVTVNPATVTVQKGTTYQFGAMVNGTNNPSQTVTWSVYGNNDGGTSINSSGLLTVAAEETATIFTAIATSVADSTKTGTATVTVSDSTPPNPTVTSVTVIPNTITLNKGDSYVLNAIVDGNNSPSQSVTWTVEGGNGTTAIGTDGKLTIADNETATTLTVRATSVADTSKYDTATVTVTQLQPSYTYTVTFMNGSSVYATKTVVSPATTIDTLPVNPTNGRYMFSGWYTGTGGSKTSFNVSTLVTSNITVYAYWTGGGNSGGNGGSSSSSGSTPSTPKYEANVICGNSSGKVEIKVDENQASIDLTSAQITSDKDITINMPKIFRVNSYNLGIPVSSLSTKRGKGSVTLNTDNGNITLPSDMLTGTDATLGSKAQVHIGAVNTSDLPRDAQTSVGNRPIIFLSLSIDGKTTVWNNSDAPVTISIPYTPTAEELKNLDSITAWDIDKDNNMIEMKDAKYDPMTKSIVFTTTHFNYYAVGYKTSAASVSFSDVLPGAWYYDAVSFIAKKDITTGIGDSKFSPEATLTRGQFIVMLMRAYGIEPDANPMDNFSDAANTYYTGYLAAAKRFGITNGVGDNKFAPEQAITRQEMFTLLYNALKAIGKLPQGDSDKLLSSFSDAGQIDSWAKDAMKRMVETGTIGGNNGMLTPTRTTTRGEMAQVLYNLLAK; from the coding sequence GTGAAAAATGCAAAAAAGGTATTAGTCAAAGATATATTAGGAATAATGGTTGCGGTATGTTTGGTAATTACCTCGGTGGGTATTCTTCTGATAGACGTTGTATATGCTTCTGATAGCGACACAGTCACTGTTGTTGCAGGTAATGGGACTGCAGGATTTTCAGGTGATGGGGGACCGGCTGTTTCAGCACAATTGAATTATGTGCGAGATATTGCAATTGACAGTGATGGAAATATATACATAGCAGAGTCTGCTAACAGACGGATAAGAAAGATTGACACATTAGGAAACATAAGTACATTTGCAGGGGATGGTACACTAAATTGGAAAAACAATGTACCTGCTACATCGTCTGGGATGTATATGCCTTATGGAGTAGATGTTGATTCAAATGGTAATGTTTACATAGTAAATAGTGGATTTAACGAAGTACGAAAGGTCGATACCAAGGGCATAATCACAACAGTGGCAGGAGATGGTTCAGGGTATTTTGGTGACGGAGGGCCTGCCACCTTGGCAAAAATGAGCTTACCAAGCGGAGTGGCGGTTGACAGTAGCGGGAATATCTATATTGCGGATACTAAAAACCATTGCATAAGAAAAATTGATGCTATTACAGGAATTATAAATACGATAGCAGGCAATGGTACTTCTGGGTATTCAGGTGACGGAGGCCCTGCAACTTCGGCACAATTGGATATGCCATATGGAGTAGACGTTGACAGCTTTGGTAATATCTATGTTGCAGATATGAATAACCATCGCATAAGAAAAATTGATGCTATTACAGGAATTATAAATACCATAGCAGGCAATGGTATTTCTGAGTATTCCGGTGACGGAGGCCCTGCCATATTTGCAGCAATGGTTTTACCCTACAGAATAGCGGTTGATAGTAAAGATAATATTTATGTTTCGGATAAGAGCAAACGCATAAGAAAGATTGATTCAGATGGAATTATAAGTACAGTTATAGATAATGGTACTTACTGCGAGGGTGTAGCAGTTGATAGTGCAGGTCATCTATACATCTCTGATATTAATCATTTGGTAAAAAAGATACAGTTTGGTCGAACTATATCGGGCAATGCTGGAGTGGCGGGAGCTATCCTCAGATATACCGATGGAGTAGATAAAACAGTTACAGCAGATGATACCGGAGCTTATAGCTTTACTGTACCATATGACTGGAGTGGAGCTGTAACAATAAGCAAGAATGGATTCACATTTCTGCCAGAGAGTAAATCCTATTCAAACGTTATTGCTGACCAGACAGCTCAGAACTATACAGCAAATGGTGTGAAATATGAAGTATTAATTGATACGACTATTATGGGTGGGAGTATAGAAGCTACACCATCAACTGCAGTGGCAGGAGAAGTAGTTAACTTGACAATTACACCTGACAGTGGAAAGAGATTAAAAGCGGGTACATTAAAATATAATGATGGAACAGATCATGATATTAGTGGTACGAGCTTTACGATGCCAGCAGGTAATGTGACGGTAAAAGCAATTTTTGAACAATATGCGCCGATCCTTGTAGACAGTGTGACAGTCAATCCGGCTACTGTGACAGTGCAAAAAGGCACAACCTACCAGTTCGGAGCAATGGTGAATGGAACAAACAATCCAAGCCAGACAGTGACATGGAGCGTGTATGGCAATAATGATGGAGGTACTTCAATCAATTCTTCTGGTCTGTTGACAGTAGCAGCTGAAGAAACGGCGACAATATTTACTGCTATAGCTACATCAGTGGCTGACAGCACAAAAACTGGTACAGCTACAGTGACAGTAAGCGATAGTACACCACCCAATCCGACAGTAACCTCCGTAACTGTGATACCGAACACAATCACTTTGAACAAGGGCGATAGCTACGTCTTAAACGCAATTGTAGACGGAAACAACAGTCCCTCTCAGAGCGTGACATGGACAGTTGAAGGCGGCAATGGCACAACTGCTATAGGTACTGACGGTAAATTGACGATTGCAGACAATGAAACGGCAACGACACTCACGGTTAGAGCTACATCGGTGGCTGACACATCAAAATATGACACGGCTACTGTAACGGTGACACAATTACAGCCGAGCTATACCTATACTGTTACATTTATGAATGGCAGCTCAGTATACGCAACGAAAACCGTTGTTTCACCTGCTACAACCATAGACACTTTGCCTGTGAATCCAACTAATGGTAGGTATATGTTTAGTGGATGGTATACAGGTACAGGTGGCAGCAAAACAAGTTTTAACGTTTCCACGCTAGTTACTTCCAACATAACCGTATATGCTTACTGGACGGGAGGCGGCAATAGTGGCGGTAATGGAGGTAGCAGTAGTAGTAGTGGTAGTACTCCATCCACTCCTAAGTATGAAGCCAATGTGATCTGTGGCAATAGTTCTGGGAAGGTCGAGATCAAGGTGGATGAAAACCAGGCATCGATAGACTTGACATCTGCACAGATAACTAGTGATAAGGATATTACAATCAACATGCCAAAGATTTTTCGTGTGAATAGCTATAACCTTGGAATTCCCGTATCCAGCTTATCTACGAAAAGAGGGAAGGGTTCCGTTACACTAAACACAGATAACGGCAATATTACGTTGCCATCTGATATGCTTACTGGAACTGATGCTACCTTAGGAAGTAAGGCACAGGTACATATCGGTGCTGTCAATACGAGTGATTTGCCTAGGGATGCACAGACGTCAGTGGGAAATCGCCCAATTATTTTCCTCAGTCTGTCTATCGATGGAAAAACCACCGTATGGAACAACTCTGATGCTCCGGTAACGATAAGTATTCCTTACACTCCTACTGCTGAGGAACTGAAAAATCTCGATAGTATCACAGCTTGGGACATTGACAAGGATAATAACATGATTGAGATGAAGGATGCAAAGTATGATCCGATGACTAAGAGTATTGTATTCACCACCACCCATTTCAACTATTACGCTGTGGGGTATAAGACTTCCGCTGCATCTGTGAGCTTTAGCGATGTCCTTCCTGGTGCGTGGTACTATGATGCTGTGAGCTTTATTGCGAAAAAGGACATTACCACCGGAATAGGTGACAGCAAATTCAGTCCTGAGGCAACGCTTACGCGTGGACAATTTATCGTAATGCTCATGCGTGCTTACGGTATTGAGCCGGACGCAAATCCCATGGATAACTTCTCTGATGCTGCTAACACCTACTATACCGGATATCTAGCTGCAGCCAAGCGTTTTGGTATCACAAACGGCGTTGGCGACAATAAATTCGCACCGGAGCAGGCCATTACCCGTCAGGAGATGTTCACTTTACTGTACAATGCCCTTAAAGCTATTGGGAAACTTCCGCAGGGCGATTCTGACAAATTGCTTTCTAGCTTCAGCGATGCAGGACAGATTGATTCTTGGGCTAAGGATGCTATGAAGCGAATGGTTGAAACTGGAACTATCGGAGGAAATAATGGAATGTTGACTCCCACTCGCACCACTACCAGAGGGGAAATGGCACAGGTGTTGTATAATTTGTTAGCAAAGTAG
- a CDS encoding YbjQ family protein, translated as MWKCKRCGEDLEDVFDSCWNCGTSNTGEEITDNSQFTKNKIQMYEMVEQGIVPENYMAEETLEKITAIILTTTNNIDGHMISEYIDVISSEYVIGTGVISELTSGIKDTFGIRSGEFETKLSYAKKVNLNNLKYKAYMEGANAVIGIDIDYVEFSNNRIGVIVNGTAVKIIKK; from the coding sequence ATGTGGAAATGTAAAAGATGTGGAGAAGATTTAGAGGATGTTTTTGATTCATGTTGGAACTGTGGAACTTCTAATACAGGTGAAGAAATTACTGATAATAGTCAGTTTACTAAAAATAAAATTCAAATGTATGAAATGGTTGAACAAGGTATAGTACCAGAAAATTACATGGCTGAAGAAACGCTGGAGAAGATTACAGCTATAATATTAACTACTACCAACAATATAGATGGTCATATGATTAGTGAGTATATTGATGTAATAAGTTCTGAATATGTAATAGGAACTGGTGTAATAAGCGAGTTAACTTCGGGTATTAAGGATACTTTTGGCATTAGATCAGGTGAATTTGAAACAAAGCTTTCTTATGCAAAAAAAGTAAATTTAAATAACTTAAAATATAAAGCGTATATGGAAGGAGCAAATGCAGTTATTGGTATAGATATAGACTATGTAGAGTTTAGCAATAATAGAATAGGAGTAATAGTTAATGGAACTGCTGTTAAGATTATAAAAAAATAA
- a CDS encoding sensor histidine kinase yields MNKKRVLSICIAGIYFVLLILLNIDTFQFDNTMSTNIPSAEILTEVIATIEGKEQKVSLPNSFQTLSPRTPVTITSKLKAKQEDCLYIKSVYAPLKVYANDNLIYEYGQENTYPKFMQDPATAVKIVQLPNTQQNINLKMEYLSPIARDVLTVHPVLVGSETAIMKNLFNTMGFSFIFSIIQIFIGVFLILIAVFVVSFERKGIAFFWLGLFSIATGGWTFGECNLTGLFFHNYTALYLLAFLGLFSFPIPLIYFGLSVVNFHSKKPIVIYALFLSCTCCITMFLQLLGIVSLSKSMYLFHILVPLSLCFFAVFILHESIKYKNKAAIRLFFPVVTLPIFAILEVINYQLRFTNVLSFFFQMGIIFFIFMTSMIGGIFIRDSLVLKEEKQRLEYEVSLMEKQVEAQKKHHNLLLENEEKIKVQRHDLRHQLAVIRSLSENENNSRLTSYLDTLITEIPSEYGTIYCKNIAVNAIVSHYAALAEKYSIELTIKMNIPEHTEQISDSNLCVILGNLFENAIEACNRMTDGHKFIRLHSRLQYETLTITMDNSFDGKFIENDGKFVSRKREDIGTGLTSVTAVAEKHGGGSRFEVDGLVFLSSVYVRV; encoded by the coding sequence ATGAATAAAAAAAGAGTCCTTTCTATTTGTATAGCCGGTATCTATTTTGTTTTATTAATTTTACTTAATATAGATACTTTTCAATTTGATAACACGATGTCAACAAATATTCCATCCGCAGAAATACTTACAGAGGTTATAGCAACTATTGAGGGCAAGGAGCAAAAGGTATCTCTGCCAAACAGTTTTCAAACCTTATCTCCCAGAACACCGGTCACCATTACATCAAAACTTAAGGCAAAACAAGAAGATTGTCTATATATCAAAAGCGTGTATGCACCACTGAAGGTTTATGCAAATGACAATTTGATTTACGAATACGGGCAGGAAAACACCTACCCTAAATTTATGCAGGATCCTGCTACAGCAGTAAAAATTGTACAACTTCCCAATACCCAGCAAAATATTAATCTAAAAATGGAATATTTATCTCCTATTGCTCGTGATGTTCTAACTGTGCATCCTGTTCTAGTAGGTAGCGAAACTGCCATTATGAAAAATCTTTTCAACACTATGGGATTTTCATTTATTTTTTCAATTATTCAGATATTTATTGGTGTTTTTCTAATTTTGATAGCAGTATTTGTGGTTTCCTTTGAGCGAAAAGGCATTGCTTTTTTTTGGCTAGGGTTATTTTCCATTGCCACAGGCGGATGGACATTTGGAGAATGTAATCTGACAGGTCTTTTTTTTCATAATTATACCGCACTTTATCTATTGGCATTTTTGGGATTGTTTTCATTTCCTATCCCTCTGATTTACTTTGGTCTTAGTGTGGTTAATTTTCATAGCAAAAAACCGATTGTGATATATGCTTTATTTCTTAGCTGCACTTGCTGCATAACAATGTTTCTACAGCTTTTGGGCATCGTTTCTCTTTCAAAAAGTATGTATTTGTTTCATATTCTAGTACCCTTGTCACTATGCTTTTTTGCAGTTTTTATTTTGCATGAGAGTATCAAGTATAAAAACAAAGCTGCAATACGTTTATTTTTCCCTGTAGTTACACTTCCGATATTTGCTATATTGGAAGTTATCAACTATCAGCTGCGTTTTACCAATGTACTATCATTTTTCTTTCAAATGGGGATTATCTTTTTCATTTTTATGACAAGTATGATAGGTGGTATTTTTATTAGGGATTCTCTTGTTTTGAAGGAAGAAAAGCAACGACTTGAATATGAAGTAAGCCTTATGGAAAAGCAGGTGGAGGCTCAGAAAAAACATCATAATCTGCTTTTGGAAAATGAAGAAAAAATCAAGGTACAAAGGCATGATTTACGTCATCAACTTGCTGTTATACGTAGCTTGAGCGAAAATGAAAATAACAGCAGACTTACAAGCTATCTTGATACGCTCATTACAGAAATTCCGTCAGAGTACGGCACAATATACTGCAAAAACATAGCTGTCAATGCCATCGTTTCTCATTATGCTGCTTTAGCAGAAAAATATAGTATCGAGCTAACCATTAAAATGAATATTCCGGAACATACAGAACAAATCAGCGACAGCAACCTCTGCGTTATCCTTGGCAACCTATTTGAAAATGCCATTGAAGCCTGCAACCGTATGACAGATGGACATAAATTTATTCGTTTGCACAGTCGTTTGCAATATGAAACTCTGACCATCACCATGGATAACAGTTTTGATGGTAAATTTATCGAAAATGATGGTAAATTTGTTTCACGAAAGCGTGAGGATATTGGAACAGGACTTACTTCTGTAACGGCAGTCGCAGAAAAACACGGTGGCGGCTCGAGGTTTGAAGTAGACGGGCTAGTATTTTTGTCCTCGGTTTATGTGAGGGTATAA
- a CDS encoding LytR/AlgR family response regulator transcription factor codes for MEQFQIAICEDNIEEQNHLLYLIENSDFPTKITIFNRGEELLKEYKVGKFDLIFMDIYMNGMSGVDAVTSIRKIDENVPVAFTTTSTDHTLESYRLEALKYLEKPVKTKAVHELLELARFKKENTPRLILKIKGKDIFVSFNRILYAEQKSHTLSLFLTGGEVLHANEKLDNIEKQFDGQNFFRCHKSYLVNFFYVKNLDKELMVFTMKEGKNVHIRRESMSKARKAFEAYLFDMTRRMDNE; via the coding sequence ATGGAACAATTTCAAATTGCTATCTGTGAGGACAACATTGAGGAACAAAATCACCTCCTCTATCTTATTGAAAATAGCGATTTTCCCACAAAAATCACTATTTTTAATAGAGGAGAAGAATTACTTAAAGAATACAAGGTAGGAAAATTTGATCTTATTTTTATGGATATTTATATGAACGGTATGTCGGGCGTGGACGCTGTTACCTCAATTCGGAAGATTGATGAAAATGTACCTGTTGCCTTTACCACCACCAGCACCGACCATACCTTGGAAAGCTATCGCTTAGAGGCACTGAAATACCTTGAAAAACCTGTAAAAACAAAGGCAGTCCATGAACTTTTGGAGTTGGCACGATTTAAAAAAGAAAATACCCCACGGTTAATACTTAAAATAAAGGGAAAAGATATCTTTGTTTCCTTTAATCGAATTTTGTATGCTGAACAAAAATCTCATACCCTTTCTCTATTTTTAACAGGTGGCGAGGTATTACATGCAAATGAAAAACTGGATAATATTGAAAAACAATTTGATGGACAGAATTTTTTCCGTTGTCACAAAAGCTATCTAGTGAACTTTTTCTATGTAAAAAATTTAGATAAAGAACTGATGGTTTTTACTATGAAGGAGGGCAAGAACGTACATATTCGCAGAGAAAGTATGTCAAAAGCACGAAAAGCCTTTGAAGCCTACCTTTTTGACATGACAAGGAGGATGGACAATGAATAA